From Marivirga harenae, one genomic window encodes:
- a CDS encoding YdeI/OmpD-associated family protein, with protein MKNSEIWQKELEFLKAIIDKTELVKTTKWGSDVYTVNNGNVLLIRAFKNYVSLWFFNGVFLKDPYQVLENAQEGKTKAMRHWRFSSADEMNESRISVYIEEAIENEKNDLRWKPEKSEELEIPDILVQAFTKDHKFKNAFDSLTPFKQKEYVEHLSTAKREATQIVRLEKIKPMVLEGKGLNDKYRK; from the coding sequence ATGAAAAATTCTGAAATATGGCAAAAAGAGCTTGAATTTTTGAAAGCCATTATTGATAAAACTGAATTGGTAAAAACAACTAAATGGGGAAGTGATGTTTATACTGTAAATAATGGAAATGTACTCTTAATAAGAGCATTTAAAAATTACGTTAGTCTGTGGTTTTTTAATGGTGTATTTCTAAAGGATCCTTACCAAGTTTTGGAAAATGCACAAGAAGGTAAAACTAAAGCCATGCGTCACTGGAGGTTTTCCTCTGCCGATGAAATGAATGAAAGTCGGATTTCAGTGTATATTGAGGAGGCAATTGAAAACGAAAAGAATGATTTACGTTGGAAACCAGAGAAATCAGAAGAGTTAGAAATACCAGATATTTTGGTCCAAGCTTTTACTAAAGACCATAAATTTAAAAATGCTTTTGATTCGCTTACTCCATTTAAACAAAAAGAATATGTGGAGCATCTTTCTACAGCAAAGCGGGAGGCTACTCAAATCGTTAGATTAGAAAAAATCAAGCCTATGGTACTGGAAGGGAAAGGACTGAATGATAAATATAGAAAGTGA
- the sppA gene encoding signal peptide peptidase SppA: MKSFFKIFFASLLALVIFFVGFFFIFAGIASQDSEVKIADNSFLEIKLNRPIVEMTSDDPFAEFSQALTNEPTPISLMDILESIEQAKSDEKIKGIYLDAPFVMAGFAQIEEIRNALIDFKESGKPILAYAEAYSETGYYVVSVADNIILNPAGMLEMSGLSSEVTFFKGTFEKLNVEPQIFRVGTFKSAVEPFIRKDMSDASKEQISVLLNSVYGVFIKNIADARGIDAAELRSISDQLKVRTTEDALNYKLVSQLGYYDEVLTKMREIAGLEEGVKIPVTSVKKYSKSFVAEKYNTNRIAVIVAEGNIVSGKGGEGSIGSDVFAKEIRKARLDDKIKAIVLRINSPGGSALASDVMWREVKLAKQVKPVIASMSSVAASGGYYMAMACDTIVAQPNTITGSIGIFSIIPDLSKFMDSKLGITFDRVSTGEYSDLYTVTRSLNEGEKKIIQNMVESGYEDFTSKAAEGRNMAIDELLNVASGRVWSGIEAKDNGLVDVLGGFNDAVNIAAQSAGLEEGDFMKVYYPEKQPFIQQLLQEMGSSAKVLHKKYTYGEMAHYLEELEYVMENKGLQTRMPFDLEIK, from the coding sequence ATGAAAAGTTTTTTTAAAATATTCTTCGCTAGTCTGCTTGCACTAGTAATTTTCTTTGTTGGTTTCTTTTTTATTTTCGCAGGAATTGCCTCACAAGATAGCGAAGTTAAAATTGCCGACAATTCCTTTTTGGAGATAAAACTTAATAGACCGATTGTAGAGATGACTTCTGACGACCCATTTGCTGAGTTTAGTCAAGCTCTAACAAATGAACCAACACCAATTAGTTTGATGGATATTTTAGAATCTATTGAACAAGCAAAATCGGATGAGAAAATCAAAGGCATTTATTTGGACGCCCCATTTGTAATGGCAGGTTTTGCCCAAATCGAAGAAATCAGAAATGCGCTCATCGATTTCAAGGAATCGGGGAAACCAATCTTGGCATATGCAGAGGCATACTCTGAAACTGGTTATTATGTGGTATCAGTAGCAGATAATATTATTTTAAATCCTGCCGGAATGTTGGAAATGAGTGGTCTATCGTCCGAAGTTACTTTCTTTAAAGGAACATTTGAGAAATTAAATGTAGAGCCTCAAATATTCAGAGTGGGTACTTTCAAAAGTGCAGTAGAACCATTCATCAGGAAAGATATGAGTGACGCCAGCAAAGAGCAGATAAGTGTTCTTTTAAATTCTGTTTACGGAGTTTTTATCAAAAATATTGCTGATGCTAGAGGAATTGACGCTGCTGAATTAAGATCGATTTCAGATCAATTGAAAGTAAGAACAACCGAAGATGCTCTCAATTATAAATTAGTTTCTCAATTAGGATATTACGATGAGGTTTTAACGAAAATGAGAGAAATCGCTGGACTTGAAGAGGGTGTGAAAATTCCAGTTACCTCTGTAAAAAAGTATAGCAAATCCTTTGTTGCAGAAAAATACAATACGAATAGAATTGCTGTCATTGTTGCAGAAGGAAACATTGTATCAGGTAAAGGTGGTGAAGGTAGCATTGGATCAGACGTATTTGCTAAAGAAATCAGAAAAGCTAGACTAGATGATAAAATCAAAGCAATTGTATTGAGAATTAATAGCCCAGGAGGAAGTGCTTTAGCTTCTGATGTAATGTGGAGAGAAGTAAAATTAGCTAAACAAGTAAAACCAGTTATTGCTTCTATGTCAAGTGTAGCTGCATCTGGAGGATACTACATGGCTATGGCCTGCGACACCATAGTTGCTCAACCGAATACCATAACGGGTTCAATAGGAATATTCTCGATTATTCCCGATTTATCGAAATTCATGGACTCCAAATTGGGAATCACATTTGATAGAGTAAGCACAGGTGAGTATTCAGATTTATACACGGTAACTAGAAGCTTAAATGAAGGCGAGAAGAAAATCATACAAAATATGGTAGAAAGTGGATATGAAGACTTTACTTCCAAAGCAGCTGAGGGTAGAAATATGGCTATTGATGAATTATTAAATGTAGCCTCAGGAAGAGTTTGGTCTGGAATTGAAGCTAAAGACAATGGTTTGGTTGACGTTTTAGGTGGATTTAATGATGCCGTAAATATTGCAGCACAATCAGCCGGCCTTGAAGAGGGAGATTTTATGAAAGTTTATTACCCGGAAAAACAGCCATTTATTCAACAACTGCTCCAAGAAATGGGTTCTTCAGCTAAAGTGCTGCATAAAAAGTATACTTATGGAGAAATGGCTCACTACCTTGAAGAGTTGGAATATGTAATGGAAAATAAAGGATTACAAACAAGAATGCCATTTGATTTGGAAATCAAATAA
- a CDS encoding OsmC family protein has translation MKSHRYHSFIKWTGNYGKGTKSYSSYDRSYDIIISNKPTLKGSADSAFRGDASMHNPEDLFLVSLSSCHMLWYLHLCADANITVVNYCDKASAKMNISEGGKGFFEEATLRPQVIILEKDKFELAKSLHQQANEYCFIANSCNFPIHHKPIISILD, from the coding sequence ATGAAATCACACCGCTATCACTCTTTCATAAAATGGACAGGTAATTATGGAAAAGGGACAAAGTCTTATTCTTCCTATGACAGATCATATGACATCATAATAAGTAATAAACCAACTTTAAAAGGAAGTGCAGACTCTGCTTTTAGAGGAGACGCTAGCATGCATAATCCTGAAGACTTATTTCTAGTATCCCTGTCCTCATGCCACATGCTTTGGTATCTCCATTTATGTGCTGACGCTAATATAACTGTGGTCAACTACTGCGATAAAGCTTCTGCTAAAATGAATATATCTGAGGGAGGAAAAGGCTTTTTTGAAGAAGCCACCTTAAGGCCTCAAGTGATAATTCTAGAAAAAGATAAATTTGAATTAGCCAAATCCCTTCATCAACAAGCCAATGAGTATTGCTTTATTGCAAATTCCTGCAATTTTCCAATACACCATAAGCCAATTATTAGCATTTTAGACTAG
- a CDS encoding FUSC family protein: MTKNLLQKIQNFIGSSDFLKSVLVTFGIVVPVFVGIQINQLPYFLSISIGVFLTSGSDVPGSRKHKSVGILIATSIAMLATIVTTSVASNILLLLPVMALMIFGISYISVYGFRASLISFAGLLAIVLSFAHEQIGSAVFINAMFIGVGGLWYLMLSTVSHRFLQKRQINNKLTECFQLTAEYIRIRGKLALTSQYGKELKNKLFDLQVNLNETHEVLRELLLTERQSSGFSNYKRKQLLIFIELIDILELSMANPANYEQINKLFRNQLQFVEPFIELIFELSNRIDQMAEAMQKGEELPHRNDLEPTIEKCREKIQAYVEEVKLPNAREGALLLHNLLDYEENQLQKIQSVERVFYDLENQSQVGLKNKEGRQFISQQDYDLNILKENFSFKSPIFKHAARLTVAMLLGYGIGTYFSLQNTYWILLTIVVIMRPGYTLTKERSKHRLYGTFIGAGIATVIVLLTQNIYIYTVLSILSLTLALSFIQKNYRTSSIFVTTSIVFIYALINPDAFEVIQFRIIDTIIGAAIAFLAGALLWPAWESASINNTIIQTIRANRKYLSEIDRYYHKSDGLTSYKLARKEAFLEMGNLNAAFQRMSQEPKSQQENLGKINELVGLNHTFLTAMAALGTFIVNHKNDEVSKDVEVIIKTVETNLRQVLQNLLRKIQTKNTSQEVLEAAYQHLEQKFENLVAIRTAELESENFKPIDPEFRKNLQATRLITDQLKWLVTISGNLKKVVKTINQETEEQNH, from the coding sequence ATGACAAAAAACCTTCTCCAAAAGATTCAAAATTTTATAGGAAGCTCTGATTTTCTTAAATCTGTTTTGGTCACTTTCGGCATTGTTGTGCCCGTTTTTGTGGGCATTCAGATTAACCAACTCCCCTACTTCCTCAGTATATCTATTGGCGTCTTTTTAACATCCGGAAGTGACGTACCTGGCAGCCGCAAGCATAAAAGCGTTGGGATTTTGATTGCGACTTCTATTGCTATGCTTGCGACCATTGTAACGACTTCAGTTGCGTCTAATATATTATTGTTGTTACCAGTAATGGCTCTGATGATTTTTGGGATCTCGTATATTTCAGTCTATGGTTTTAGAGCATCTTTGATTTCCTTTGCTGGATTATTAGCCATAGTCCTTAGTTTTGCTCATGAGCAAATCGGTTCTGCTGTTTTCATCAATGCTATGTTTATTGGCGTAGGTGGACTTTGGTATTTAATGTTATCTACCGTTTCCCACCGCTTTCTGCAGAAACGTCAGATCAATAACAAATTAACAGAATGCTTTCAACTCACAGCGGAATATATTCGAATAAGAGGGAAATTAGCACTCACTAGTCAATATGGTAAAGAACTCAAAAACAAACTCTTTGATTTACAAGTCAACCTTAATGAAACGCATGAAGTTTTAAGGGAACTCTTACTAACCGAAAGGCAAAGCTCTGGATTTTCTAACTACAAAAGAAAGCAACTACTGATCTTCATCGAACTGATCGATATTCTAGAGCTATCCATGGCAAATCCTGCCAATTATGAACAAATCAATAAGCTTTTTAGAAATCAACTGCAATTCGTTGAACCTTTCATTGAATTGATATTTGAATTGTCCAACAGAATAGACCAAATGGCAGAGGCTATGCAAAAAGGGGAAGAGCTACCACACAGAAATGACTTGGAGCCTACGATCGAAAAGTGCAGAGAAAAGATTCAGGCCTATGTAGAGGAAGTAAAACTACCCAACGCAAGAGAAGGCGCCTTGCTACTCCACAATCTGTTAGATTATGAAGAAAATCAACTCCAAAAAATTCAGTCTGTTGAAAGAGTTTTTTATGATTTGGAAAATCAAAGTCAAGTTGGCTTGAAAAATAAGGAGGGTCGGCAGTTTATTAGCCAACAAGATTATGACTTGAACATCTTAAAAGAAAATTTCAGTTTTAAATCACCCATCTTCAAGCATGCTGCTCGTTTGACGGTAGCCATGCTTTTAGGGTATGGGATTGGTACCTATTTTTCATTGCAAAATACCTATTGGATTTTATTGACTATAGTAGTTATCATGCGGCCAGGATATACTTTGACCAAAGAACGCTCTAAGCATCGATTGTACGGTACATTTATTGGTGCTGGAATAGCAACAGTTATTGTTTTGTTAACACAGAATATATATATTTATACTGTCCTATCTATCCTATCGCTGACATTGGCACTAAGTTTTATCCAGAAAAATTATAGAACTTCCTCAATTTTCGTAACCACCAGTATTGTCTTTATTTATGCTCTAATCAATCCTGATGCATTTGAAGTCATTCAATTTCGAATTATCGACACTATCATTGGAGCAGCCATCGCTTTCTTGGCTGGTGCATTGCTTTGGCCCGCATGGGAATCCGCCAGTATTAATAATACGATCATTCAAACGATACGAGCAAACCGTAAATATCTTTCTGAAATCGATCGATATTATCACAAGTCAGATGGGCTAACCAGTTATAAATTAGCCCGGAAGGAAGCCTTTTTAGAGATGGGTAATCTAAATGCGGCCTTTCAACGAATGAGTCAAGAGCCGAAATCACAACAAGAAAATTTAGGTAAAATAAATGAATTAGTGGGTCTAAATCACACCTTTTTGACTGCGATGGCTGCTTTAGGAACTTTCATTGTAAATCATAAAAATGATGAGGTTTCGAAAGACGTTGAGGTTATCATAAAAACTGTGGAGACTAATTTAAGACAAGTCCTGCAAAACTTACTGCGTAAAATTCAAACTAAAAATACGAGTCAAGAAGTACTGGAAGCAGCCTACCAACATTTGGAACAGAAATTTGAAAACCTTGTTGCTATCCGTACTGCGGAACTTGAAAGCGAGAATTTTAAACCTATCGATCCCGAATTTAGAAAAAATTTACAAGCAACTAGATTAATAACAGATCAGCTGAAGTGGTTGGTTACTATTTCTGGGAATTTAAAAAAGGTGGTCAAAACTATAAATCAAGAAACTGAAGAACAAAATCATTAA
- the sucD gene encoding succinate--CoA ligase subunit alpha, whose protein sequence is MSVLVNKDSKVIVQGFTGSEGTFHAEQMIEYGTNVVGGVTPGKGGQKHLGKPVFNTVEDAVKEAGANVSIIFVPPAFAADAIMEAADAGIKVIITITEGIPVKDMLKAKTYIQDKDLTLIGPNCPGVITPGEAKVGIMPGFVFKKGKIGIVSKSGTLTYEAADQIVKAGLGISTAIGIGGDPIIGTPTKEAVQMLMEDDDTDAIVMIGEIGGNYEAEAARWIKENGNKKPVVGFIAGKTAPAGRRMGHAGAIIGGKDDTAEAKMKIMDECGIFVVQSPADIGETMKKALS, encoded by the coding sequence ATGAGCGTTTTAGTCAATAAAGATTCTAAAGTAATTGTACAAGGTTTCACAGGTTCAGAGGGAACATTCCATGCTGAGCAAATGATAGAATATGGCACCAATGTAGTTGGTGGTGTTACCCCAGGCAAAGGAGGTCAAAAACATTTGGGTAAACCAGTTTTTAATACGGTTGAAGATGCCGTGAAAGAAGCAGGTGCTAATGTATCCATTATTTTTGTTCCACCTGCATTTGCTGCAGACGCTATTATGGAAGCTGCTGATGCGGGTATTAAAGTGATTATAACCATCACCGAAGGAATTCCTGTTAAAGACATGCTTAAAGCAAAAACTTATATTCAAGATAAAGATTTAACCTTGATCGGTCCAAATTGTCCGGGAGTGATCACTCCAGGTGAAGCGAAAGTTGGTATTATGCCTGGCTTTGTTTTCAAAAAAGGTAAAATTGGGATTGTTTCTAAGTCAGGTACTTTAACTTATGAAGCAGCTGACCAAATTGTGAAAGCAGGTTTGGGGATTTCTACTGCTATCGGAATCGGTGGTGACCCAATCATCGGTACTCCTACAAAAGAGGCTGTACAAATGTTGATGGAAGATGATGATACTGATGCGATTGTAATGATCGGTGAAATTGGTGGAAACTATGAAGCAGAAGCAGCTCGTTGGATAAAAGAGAATGGGAATAAAAAGCCAGTTGTTGGTTTCATCGCAGGGAAAACTGCTCCAGCAGGAAGAAGAATGGGACATGCCGGTGCCATTATCGGAGGAAAAGATGATACAGCGGAAGCTAAAATGAAAATCATGGATGAATGTGGAATCTTTGTTGTTCAGTCACCAGCTGACATAGGAGAAACCATGAAAAAAGCATTATCTTAA
- a CDS encoding DUF1456 family protein, giving the protein MTNNDILKRVRYIFDYSDEEMITIFDSADYKVSRSLVTDWLKSEDHEDYKDIHDDQLASFLNGLINTKRGKREGVQPKPEKILENNDILKKLKIALNLKTEDIIVAFKLAGKPVSSHEVTAFLRNPKQNQYRPFLDQYLRNFLNGLQLKHREGK; this is encoded by the coding sequence ATGACCAATAACGATATCTTGAAGAGAGTTCGCTATATTTTTGATTATAGTGATGAAGAAATGATTACTATTTTCGATAGTGCAGATTATAAAGTATCGAGGTCATTGGTAACTGATTGGCTGAAAAGTGAAGATCACGAGGACTATAAAGATATTCATGATGATCAATTGGCTTCATTCTTAAATGGATTGATCAACACCAAAAGAGGTAAAAGGGAAGGCGTGCAACCAAAGCCCGAGAAAATACTTGAAAATAACGATATCCTAAAGAAACTTAAAATTGCACTTAATTTAAAGACAGAAGATATAATAGTAGCCTTTAAATTAGCTGGAAAACCAGTTAGTTCTCATGAGGTTACAGCTTTTTTAAGGAACCCAAAACAGAACCAGTATAGACCCTTCTTAGATCAGTATTTAAGAAATTTTCTTAATGGCCTTCAATTAAAACATAGGGAGGGGAAGTAA
- a CDS encoding alpha-amylase family glycosyl hydrolase, with protein sequence MKTAPLLLLLLFILGCNSPEESKTTSTKDAPFMWENATVYFLLADRFNNGNPNNDYNFGREKDGATLRNFMGGDIKGITQKIKEGYFNDLGVNAIWVNPLVEQIHGSVDEGTGKTYGFHGYWTKDWTALDPNFGTMADLGELVKTAHENGIRILLDVVMNHTGPVTEQDPIWDGWVRTDPNCTYQDWESTVKCTLVDNLPDILTESEEEVELPQHLLDKWEQEGRLDKELAELDEFFERTGYPRAPKYYLIKWITDYIKEFGVDGFRVDTVKHTEAGIWGKLYAEALKALKDWKNENPEEKLDDLDFYMVGEIYNYSIYDGLNYTYDGDTAVNFFDEGFHSMINFSLKWELKDKHPDEVFSTYDSLLNKGELKNKSVLNYLSSHDDGNPYDADRTNVFNTAAYLMISPGAAQIYYGDETARLLNAEAEGDAKLRSLMNWDELESDAKRDGYSIKEIHNHWQKLGQFRKNHPAIGAGTHQKISDSPYTFSRSLNHNDFDDKVVVVMEENVKEVDVQAIFEENQKIRNYYTGETANVENGKLRFKKDSRILLLESV encoded by the coding sequence ATGAAAACCGCACCGCTATTACTTTTGCTTTTATTCATCTTAGGCTGTAATTCACCAGAAGAGTCGAAAACAACTTCCACCAAAGATGCTCCTTTTATGTGGGAAAATGCTACTGTTTATTTTCTGTTAGCAGATAGGTTCAATAACGGAAATCCGAACAATGACTATAACTTTGGAAGGGAGAAGGATGGAGCAACACTCAGAAATTTTATGGGAGGTGATATAAAAGGCATTACTCAAAAAATAAAAGAGGGCTATTTCAATGACTTGGGTGTGAATGCCATTTGGGTCAATCCATTAGTCGAGCAAATTCACGGATCTGTAGATGAAGGCACTGGTAAAACATATGGATTTCATGGGTACTGGACTAAAGACTGGACAGCACTGGACCCGAATTTTGGTACTATGGCGGATCTGGGCGAACTGGTAAAAACTGCTCATGAAAATGGTATTAGAATCTTACTAGATGTGGTTATGAATCATACCGGCCCAGTAACTGAACAAGATCCAATTTGGGATGGATGGGTAAGAACTGATCCTAATTGTACCTACCAGGATTGGGAAAGCACTGTGAAATGTACGCTAGTCGACAACTTACCAGATATTTTAACTGAGTCGGAAGAAGAAGTGGAACTACCTCAACATCTACTGGATAAATGGGAGCAAGAAGGCAGACTGGATAAAGAATTGGCCGAGTTGGATGAATTCTTTGAACGTACAGGATACCCGAGAGCTCCAAAATATTATCTAATTAAATGGATTACGGATTATATCAAAGAATTTGGTGTAGATGGATTTAGAGTGGATACCGTAAAACATACTGAAGCTGGCATTTGGGGCAAATTATATGCAGAAGCCTTAAAAGCTTTAAAAGACTGGAAAAATGAAAATCCAGAAGAAAAATTAGATGACTTGGATTTCTATATGGTAGGTGAAATCTATAATTATTCAATTTACGATGGTCTAAATTACACTTATGACGGTGATACTGCTGTTAATTTCTTTGACGAAGGTTTTCATAGTATGATTAACTTCTCTTTAAAGTGGGAATTGAAAGACAAACATCCGGATGAGGTATTTTCTACTTATGACAGTCTTTTGAATAAAGGCGAATTGAAAAACAAATCAGTATTGAATTATCTATCTTCTCATGATGATGGAAATCCTTATGATGCAGATAGAACTAATGTATTCAATACCGCTGCCTATTTAATGATTAGTCCAGGTGCAGCACAAATATATTATGGAGATGAAACCGCTCGTTTATTGAATGCCGAAGCCGAGGGAGATGCCAAATTACGTTCCTTAATGAATTGGGATGAATTAGAATCTGATGCGAAACGAGACGGATACAGTATTAAAGAAATCCATAATCATTGGCAAAAATTAGGACAGTTTAGAAAAAACCACCCTGCTATTGGGGCTGGTACTCATCAAAAAATATCAGATTCCCCTTATACATTTAGCAGGTCATTAAATCACAATGATTTTGACGATAAAGTCGTAGTTGTGATGGAAGAAAACGTGAAGGAAGTAGATGTTCAAGCTATTTTTGAAGAAAATCAGAAAATACGAAATTACTACACGGGAGAAACCGCAAATGTGGAAAATGGTAAATTAAGGTTTAAGAAAGATAGTAGAATACTGCTTTTGGAAAGCGTTTGA
- a CDS encoding 4Fe-4S binding protein, protein MAIMITDECINCGACEPECPNTAIYEGGVEWNWAGGTSLSGKAKLIDGTEVDAEEMQEPVSDEFYYIVTGKCTECTGFHEEPQCAAVCPVDCCVDDPDNEETDGELMSKKEWMHNE, encoded by the coding sequence ATGGCAATAATGATTACAGATGAATGTATTAATTGTGGTGCTTGTGAACCTGAGTGCCCTAATACAGCAATATATGAAGGTGGTGTGGAATGGAATTGGGCAGGGGGTACCTCGCTTTCTGGAAAAGCTAAACTTATAGATGGAACGGAAGTAGATGCAGAAGAAATGCAGGAACCTGTTTCTGATGAGTTTTACTACATTGTGACTGGTAAATGTACAGAGTGTACTGGTTTCCATGAAGAGCCGCAGTGTGCCGCTGTTTGTCCAGTAGATTGTTGTGTGGACGACCCTGATAATGAAGAGACAGATGGCGAGTTAATGTCTAAAAAAGAATGGATGCACAACGAGTAG
- the bioB gene encoding biotin synthase BioB codes for MTEIRNDWTKEEIEKIYNQPILELIYQAATVHREFNDPSEVQVCTLLSVKTGGCPEDCAYCPQAARYHTDVKVHKLLPTEEVLESARIAKENGSTRFCMGAAWREVRDNRDFDRVLEMVKGINELEMEVCCTLGMLTESQAQKLKEAGLYAYNHNLDTSEEHYDDIISTRTYDDRLDTIGNVRKAKISVCSGGIIGLGEQHEDRVGMLHTLATMEEHPESVPVNALVPVPGTPLEKQPKVSVWEMVRMIATARITMPKAMVRLSAGRVRMNQEEQALCFMAGANSIFAGDKLLTTPNPEVNEDAELFQTLNLKPRKAFKNGEPAVEFQQIPGSN; via the coding sequence ATGACAGAAATAAGGAACGACTGGACAAAGGAAGAAATAGAAAAGATATATAATCAACCAATTTTAGAACTCATTTATCAAGCGGCTACCGTACACAGGGAGTTCAATGACCCTTCTGAAGTGCAGGTTTGTACATTATTGAGTGTAAAAACAGGTGGTTGCCCCGAGGATTGTGCTTATTGCCCGCAAGCTGCTAGATACCATACTGATGTAAAAGTTCATAAGTTACTACCAACTGAAGAAGTGTTGGAAAGCGCAAGAATTGCAAAAGAAAACGGCAGCACGCGTTTCTGCATGGGTGCAGCATGGAGAGAAGTACGAGATAATAGAGATTTCGACAGAGTATTGGAAATGGTGAAGGGTATTAATGAGTTGGAGATGGAGGTCTGCTGTACCTTAGGTATGCTCACTGAATCTCAAGCTCAAAAATTAAAGGAAGCCGGGCTGTATGCTTATAATCATAATTTAGATACTTCTGAAGAGCATTACGATGACATTATCAGCACTAGAACTTATGATGACAGGCTTGATACAATTGGCAATGTTAGAAAAGCAAAAATATCGGTTTGCTCTGGTGGTATAATCGGATTGGGCGAACAACATGAAGACAGAGTAGGCATGTTGCACACGCTAGCTACCATGGAAGAACATCCAGAATCAGTTCCAGTGAATGCTTTAGTACCAGTACCCGGAACACCTTTAGAGAAACAACCAAAAGTTTCTGTTTGGGAAATGGTACGAATGATTGCAACAGCCCGGATTACAATGCCAAAAGCAATGGTAAGATTATCTGCAGGAAGAGTAAGAATGAATCAGGAAGAGCAAGCATTATGCTTCATGGCGGGAGCTAATTCAATTTTTGCTGGCGATAAGTTATTAACAACTCCAAATCCTGAAGTAAATGAAGATGCAGAATTATTTCAGACATTGAATTTAAAGCCACGAAAAGCTTTCAAGAACGGAGAGCCAGCCGTAGAATTTCAGCAAATACCAGGATCAAATTAA
- the folK gene encoding 2-amino-4-hydroxy-6-hydroxymethyldihydropteridine diphosphokinase: MEGVFLLLGSNLGNREEILNQAIAALEKKGVTLVSKSSVYETAAWGKTDQQAFLNQVLQVKTEYSPKKLLGVIQQIELELGRVRKVKWGERLIDIDILYYHDQVINQAGLAVPHPGIPERRFTLIPLVEICPDFIHPVFQLDQKQLLEKCKDHLNVSVVEDC; the protein is encoded by the coding sequence ATGGAAGGGGTATTCTTGCTGCTTGGAAGCAATTTAGGAAATAGGGAAGAGATATTAAATCAGGCAATTGCTGCTTTAGAAAAAAAGGGTGTTACCTTAGTTAGTAAGTCTTCAGTTTACGAGACCGCAGCATGGGGAAAAACAGATCAACAGGCATTTCTTAATCAGGTTTTGCAGGTGAAAACCGAATATAGCCCTAAAAAATTACTTGGTGTAATCCAGCAGATTGAGCTCGAATTAGGACGGGTCAGAAAGGTGAAGTGGGGCGAGCGTTTAATTGATATTGATATTTTGTATTATCATGACCAAGTCATTAATCAAGCAGGACTGGCAGTTCCTCATCCTGGAATTCCCGAAAGGAGATTCACTTTAATTCCGTTGGTGGAGATTTGTCCTGATTTTATTCATCCTGTCTTTCAATTAGATCAAAAACAGTTACTAGAAAAGTGTAAAGATCATCTGAATGTCTCCGTTGTTGAAGATTGTTAG
- a CDS encoding DUF2256 domain-containing protein: MTKKSNLPSKICPTCGKPFSWRKKWEKNWPNVKYCSKKCRANFN; this comes from the coding sequence ATGACCAAAAAGAGCAACCTTCCTTCAAAAATCTGTCCTACTTGCGGGAAGCCATTTAGTTGGAGAAAAAAATGGGAGAAAAATTGGCCAAACGTAAAATACTGTAGTAAAAAATGTAGAGCTAATTTCAACTAA